Proteins encoded together in one bacterium window:
- a CDS encoding nucleotidyltransferase substrate binding protein → MEIMTGIEKLIIKQTTTLQALARLKEELETLSKLDNSSSGDQKLIRTYRNSVTKLFEISFDLFWKYVKEYLWGMHGIDQQSPKNVFRECFKLDFVSQAETTQLLTMVDERNKLVHTYNEEVAILISYNIPQYYNLMNQLLDAMKV, encoded by the coding sequence ATGGAAATAATGACAGGAATTGAAAAATTAATTATTAAACAAACAACAACCTTACAAGCGTTGGCAAGACTTAAAGAAGAATTAGAAACTTTAAGTAAGCTTGATAATAGTTCATCTGGTGATCAAAAATTAATACGTACCTATCGTAATTCTGTAACCAAACTTTTTGAAATTTCATTCGATCTCTTTTGGAAATATGTTAAAGAATACCTTTGGGGCATGCACGGCATTGATCAACAATCTCCCAAAAATGTATTTCGCGAATGTTTTAAGCTTGACTTTGTCAGTCAGGCAGAAACAACTCAGCTCTTAACGATGGTTGATGAACGCAATAAGTTGGTTCATACCTACAATGAAGAAGTGGCAATTCTTATCTCGTACAACATTCCTCAGTATTATAACTTGATGAATCAGTTGCTTGATGCTATGAAAGTTTAA
- a CDS encoding DUF4143 domain-containing protein, whose product MRKNKKYVSVKSPKIYLRDSGLLHALLGINDNAALQVYPRLGPSWEGFVLEEIIKTYHAQPEECFFWATQSGAELDLLIIKDGKRLGFEIKYTDTPSMTIALQDLKLDHLYVVHPHHATFPLADKITAQGIGGFIKT is encoded by the coding sequence ATCAGAAAAAACAAAAAATACGTATCAGTAAAATCGCCCAAAATTTATCTGCGCGACAGCGGCCTGCTGCATGCACTTTTGGGCATCAATGACAATGCAGCATTGCAAGTTTACCCGCGGCTTGGCCCTTCGTGGGAAGGTTTTGTGCTCGAAGAAATTATCAAAACGTATCATGCACAACCTGAAGAATGTTTTTTTTGGGCAACGCAAAGCGGTGCTGAACTTGATCTTTTAATTATAAAAGATGGTAAGCGACTTGGTTTTGAAATTAAATATACCGACACCCCATCCATGACAATCGCATTACAAGATCTTAAACTAGACCATTTGTATGTGGTACATCCGCATCATGCAACATTTCCGTTGGCAGACAAAATTACCGCGCAAGGAATTGGTGGGTTTATCAAAACATAA
- a CDS encoding nucleotidyltransferase domain-containing protein produces the protein MNYQDIEPYRKDLIKIIFHYFPSCQIYLFGSRATQTNNPHSDIDLAIDCGRVVPLHDLSALIEAIDGLNIPFYVDIVDVRNTSPVMVEQINKCGILWK, from the coding sequence ATGAATTATCAAGATATAGAGCCATACCGAAAAGATCTTATAAAAATTATCTTCCACTATTTCCCATCGTGCCAAATATATCTTTTTGGATCACGAGCAACGCAAACTAATAACCCACATTCAGATATTGATTTGGCGATTGATTGTGGCCGCGTGGTGCCATTGCACGATCTTTCTGCTTTGATTGAGGCCATTGACGGACTTAATATTCCGTTTTACGTTGATATTGTTGATGTACGTAATACATCGCCGGTAATGGTTGAGCAAATTAATAAATGTGGGATTTTATGGAAATAA